The Coprobacillus cateniformis DNA window CCCGCTGTTTGGGAAGGTTCACCATCATCATTTGCACGTTCATGAGAGCCAATGATATAAGCTACACAATTATGTGTTGCTTCTAAATCACTATATTGTGCTATAAGACTTTTTGCTTGCTCAATATCACTACATGGAATTAAGTGACAGACAAATTCCGACTTTTTGATGACAATTGTATGAGTTGTTACTTCTTTTACAGAAATCATTTCGTTCACCTTCTTTTTCTTTATTATATATGAATTCATTTGATTGTCAAAAATGAATTAATGTTTTATAATAAGGCTAAGTTAAAAGTAAAGAAATGGGGGATAATAGTGAGTAAGATAGCTATTTTATCGGATAGTGGTTGTCAAATTGAATTAGGTCAGTATGAAAACCAAGGAATTTTTATTGTACCATTATGTATTACAATGGAAAATGAAACATATTTGGATCAAAAAGATATTTCTAGTATTGAGGTTTTTGAAACAATGGATAGAGAAAATATTATGGTGATGACTTCTCAGCCACCAACAGGTGAGATGGTTAAGATCCTTCAAAAAATTAAAGATGCAGGTTATGATGAAGTTATTGGATTACCAATAGCTACTGGTCTTTCTTCAACATTGAATGGAATGAAAGTTGCTGCAGATATGGTTGAAATACCTATTACCTTAATTGATACTAAAGGAACTGCAGGAAATCATAAGTATTTGACTTTCACAGCAGCAAAATTAGTACAAGAAGGAAAAAATGCCCAAGAAATACAAAAGATTATGGAGAGCATGGTTGAAGATTCAGGAACAATTATTGTTGCACCAAATCTTGATCATTTAAAAAAAGGTGGAAGAATAACACCAGCAGTTGCTATGTTAGCAGGAATGTTAAAGATAGTTCCAGTTATGGAATTAAATTATGATTTAGGTGGTAAAATTGATACTCTAGCAAAAGTGAGGACTTTATCAAAAGCCAAAGCAACTGTTGTCAATCGCATGATTGATTTAGGTGTTACTGCAAAGCAATATAAAGTGACAATAGAACATGTTCTATGTGAAGAGTCTGCATTAGAAGTGAAACAAATGATTTTAGATAAAATTGGTGATATTGAATTAGAAGTTAGAGAACTTCCTGCAGTTGTTGGTGCTCATATGGGTGTAGGCGGAATAGGTGTTCAATATATCAAAAAATACGTAGGATAATAAGGAGGTCTTATTATGGCTTTGTTTGATGATTTAACAAAAAAAGCTGCTAAATTTACTGAAGAGGCAATTGATAAAACACAAGAATTTGCAGGAACTGCAAAGATTAAATTAAAGATTAAAAATCTTGAATCTGATCGTGATGATGTTTATAGGGAACTTGGTAAATATTATTTTCAACTTTTAGAAGATCAAAATTCTATTGATGCTGAAGTTTCTGAAATGAGAAGTCGGATATATAATTTTGATGCTGAAATCAATGAATTAAAAAAAGAAATTGATGAAGAATAGAATATAATTTTAAGAGAACTCGGTTCTCTTTTTATTTGGTTTATTATTTATCATTATTTGTTAAATACATATAGTGTAATTAAAAAATGAAGTAAGTATATTTTAGGTGAAAACTAAAATATACTTATTTCATCAGATTCCAAAGTCAATGCTACTTACTTGAAAATACATGATTCTATATTTGGGAGAAGGGTATATATGGATGTACCTATCATTTCTTCAAAATATGCTTTATAATTATATGTTTGATTCCAACGCTCTACTGTAAAAGGATAAATACCATAACGACGAGTTGTGTCGATAAATCTTTTTTCAAGGATGCAAAAACCCTGTTTGTCAGCTAAAGCATCACAAAGTATAATCAGTTTATCATAATCATCATAATCTATGTTTTCTAAATAATGTTTCATAAATTGATACTGTTCTTCGGTAATATCTTTTTTTGCGATATCAGCTTCAATATCTTTTATGGGAAATGAATGAGTGAGACATACTTTTGCAACTTCTTTCCAGCCTTTTGACATAGCATAATCATATCCATCAATTGTATGTTTTAATGCAGATATACCATTTCTACGACCTATATCATGCAAGAGTCCATATATGTAAGCTTTATCTGCATTTAGCATTCCACATGCCTCAGCAATATATTTTGCTGCTAAGCCTACATTATATGAATGAGCAACCCAGGGACCAGGATTGAGGATACTTGCCATTTCAATTTCTCGCTTCGCTACAGCTATATCAATATTATCAATCATCTGTCTTTTGAACCTCCTTATATTAATTTATGTCGAATACAATAATGATAGATACCTTCTTCTGCAACATGACCACATGTATCATCTGCTATTGCTTTTAAGTCGTCTGAAGCATTTTCCATCGCAACACCTAAACCAACTGATTGAAGCATTTCAATATCATTATTCCCATCTCCGAATGCAAGTGCTTCTGATTTATCTAAATGATAATACTCAAGAATTTTGTTGATTCCAACCCCTTTGCCACCATTTGCTGGAATAATATCGACAGCTCTATCCCACCAGGCAGTTATTTTTGCATGGGACACATTCTTCATTAATTCTGAATAATCTTTTTTGCAGCATCCTACTAATACTTGATAAATTTCTTGATTATTGAGGACATATTCAAAATCATCAGCAATATTGACTTCAAGATTTGCAAAAGAGTGATATTGCACTAAATCATTATCTTTTCCGTTTGAAATTAATCTTTCTTTTGTAGCAATTGATACTGGTCTATTGATAGATGATGCATTTTTTATAATCTGTTTTACATCTGTGGTTAAAATTGGATTGCTAAAGATAGATTCTCTTTTATTAAAACAATATGAACCATTAAATGTGAGAAAAGCATCAAATTCTATTTCATCAAAGTGTGGTAAACCCAAAGGACTTCTTCCAGTCGCAATACAAAGAATAATCTTTTTTTGTTTTAAGCGTATTAAAGTTTTAAGTGTGTTTTCAGATATGCATTTTCTATTCATATCGATGAGAGTACCATCAATATCAAAAAAAATGATTTTTATATTATCCATGTTTATAAGTGATTTTTCTGACTTGATTTTATTCATTCTCAAATTCTCCTTTTTTTGATAACTTCACAATATTGATTGTCATTATTATAATAAAAATTTCCTTTCTATAACATCATATTTCTGCCATTAAAAGTTATATTTCTGCCATTTATAACGATACTGCAAGGGAGTACATCCAAATTCTTTTTTGAATAAATCTGAAAAGTGGCTGCTAGTCCCTAAGCCACATTCATAGCCAATCATAGTCACTGGTTTAGAAGTATTCATGAGCATTGCACATGCTCTTTGTAACCGATAGCTATTTAGATACTCCAATGGACTCATATGAATACATTCTTTAAACACACGAAAGCATACCCTTTCGCTTACAAAGGCAGAACTAGCAATATTTATTGTTTTTATTTTTTCATGATAATGTTCATGAATATATATCATCATTAATCTCATTTTATCACTGTTATTATCTATCTGTATATTTCTTATAGGTTTGGATATTTCAAATAAATGATACCATATTTCTGAAAGGCTATTTCGTAATTTTAAT harbors:
- a CDS encoding DegV family protein — translated: MSKIAILSDSGCQIELGQYENQGIFIVPLCITMENETYLDQKDISSIEVFETMDRENIMVMTSQPPTGEMVKILQKIKDAGYDEVIGLPIATGLSSTLNGMKVAADMVEIPITLIDTKGTAGNHKYLTFTAAKLVQEGKNAQEIQKIMESMVEDSGTIIVAPNLDHLKKGGRITPAVAMLAGMLKIVPVMELNYDLGGKIDTLAKVRTLSKAKATVVNRMIDLGVTAKQYKVTIEHVLCEESALEVKQMILDKIGDIELEVRELPAVVGAHMGVGGIGVQYIKKYVG
- a CDS encoding HD domain-containing protein yields the protein MIDNIDIAVAKREIEMASILNPGPWVAHSYNVGLAAKYIAEACGMLNADKAYIYGLLHDIGRRNGISALKHTIDGYDYAMSKGWKEVAKVCLTHSFPIKDIEADIAKKDITEEQYQFMKHYLENIDYDDYDKLIILCDALADKQGFCILEKRFIDTTRRYGIYPFTVERWNQTYNYKAYFEEMIGTSIYTLLPNIESCIFK
- a CDS encoding Cof-type HAD-IIB family hydrolase yields the protein MNKIKSEKSLINMDNIKIIFFDIDGTLIDMNRKCISENTLKTLIRLKQKKIILCIATGRSPLGLPHFDEIEFDAFLTFNGSYCFNKRESIFSNPILTTDVKQIIKNASSINRPVSIATKERLISNGKDNDLVQYHSFANLEVNIADDFEYVLNNQEIYQVLVGCCKKDYSELMKNVSHAKITAWWDRAVDIIPANGGKGVGINKILEYYHLDKSEALAFGDGNNDIEMLQSVGLGVAMENASDDLKAIADDTCGHVAEEGIYHYCIRHKLI